Proteins from a single region of Macaca fascicularis isolate 582-1 chromosome 17, T2T-MFA8v1.1:
- the METTL21C gene encoding protein-lysine methyltransferase METTL21C isoform X2: MDVCLSSAQQPGRREEGLSSPGGWLEAEKKGASQKDSTGAALEESNRIEASLHSLQKFVPTDYASYTQEHYRFAGKEIVIQESIESYGAVVWPGATALCQYLEEHAEELNFQDAKILEIGAGPGLVSIVASILGAQVTATDLPDVLGNLQYNLLRNTLRCTAHLPEVKELVWGEDLDKNFPKSAFYYDYILASDVVYHHYFLDKLLTTMVYLSQPGTVLLWANKFRFSTDYEFLDKFKQVFDTTLLAEYPESSVKLFKGILKWD; the protein is encoded by the exons ATGGACGTGTGTCTGAGCTCCGCGCAGCAGCCTGGGCGCCGGGAGGAAGGACTGAGCTCCCCGGGTGGCTGGTTAGAGGCTGAGAAGAAGGGGGCTTCGCAGAAAGACAGCACCGGGGCAGCCCTAGAAG AATCCAACAGGATAGAAGCATctcttcacagcctccagaaatTTGTTCCTACAGATTACGCCAGCTACACTCAGGAGCATTATCGGTTTGCAGGAAAGGAGATTGTCATCCAGGAATCCATAGAGAGTTACGGAGCGGTGGTGTGGCCAGGG gcTACGGCTTTGTGTCAGTATTTGGAGGAACATGCCGAGGAACTGAATTTCCAAGATGCAAAAATACTTGAAATTGGTGCTGGACCAGGCCTTGTTTCCATTGTGGCCAGTATTTTAG gAGCTCAAGTCACAGCAACAGATTTGCCTGATGTCCTGGGAAACCTTCAATACAATCTTTTAAGAAACACACTACGATGCACAGCACATCTGCCTGAAGTGAAAGAACTGGTATGGGGTGAAGACCTGGACAAAAACTTTCCCAAGTCAGCTTTTTACTATGATTACATCCTAGCCTCGGACGTGGTCTACCATCACTACTTCCTGGACAAGCTGCTCACCACCATGGTGTACCTTTCTCAGCCAGGGACGGTGCTGCTTTGGGCAAACAAGTTCAGATTCAGCACTGACTATGAATTTTTAGATAAATTCAAGCAAGTTTTTGACACAACACTGTTGGCTGAATATCCAGAGTCATCAGTCAAACTTTTTAAGGGGATACTAAAATGGGACTAA
- the METTL21C gene encoding protein-lysine methyltransferase METTL21C isoform X1 — MSWAERLGPCPAFSSQQAPAMDVCLSSAQQPGRREEGLSSPGGWLEAEKKGASQKDSTGAALEESNRIEASLHSLQKFVPTDYASYTQEHYRFAGKEIVIQESIESYGAVVWPGATALCQYLEEHAEELNFQDAKILEIGAGPGLVSIVASILGAQVTATDLPDVLGNLQYNLLRNTLRCTAHLPEVKELVWGEDLDKNFPKSAFYYDYILASDVVYHHYFLDKLLTTMVYLSQPGTVLLWANKFRFSTDYEFLDKFKQVFDTTLLAEYPESSVKLFKGILKWD; from the exons ATGTCTTGGGCTGAGCGACTCGGGCCTTGTCCAGCTTTTTCCTCTCAGCAGGCTCCGGCTATGGACGTGTGTCTGAGCTCCGCGCAGCAGCCTGGGCGCCGGGAGGAAGGACTGAGCTCCCCGGGTGGCTGGTTAGAGGCTGAGAAGAAGGGGGCTTCGCAGAAAGACAGCACCGGGGCAGCCCTAGAAG AATCCAACAGGATAGAAGCATctcttcacagcctccagaaatTTGTTCCTACAGATTACGCCAGCTACACTCAGGAGCATTATCGGTTTGCAGGAAAGGAGATTGTCATCCAGGAATCCATAGAGAGTTACGGAGCGGTGGTGTGGCCAGGG gcTACGGCTTTGTGTCAGTATTTGGAGGAACATGCCGAGGAACTGAATTTCCAAGATGCAAAAATACTTGAAATTGGTGCTGGACCAGGCCTTGTTTCCATTGTGGCCAGTATTTTAG gAGCTCAAGTCACAGCAACAGATTTGCCTGATGTCCTGGGAAACCTTCAATACAATCTTTTAAGAAACACACTACGATGCACAGCACATCTGCCTGAAGTGAAAGAACTGGTATGGGGTGAAGACCTGGACAAAAACTTTCCCAAGTCAGCTTTTTACTATGATTACATCCTAGCCTCGGACGTGGTCTACCATCACTACTTCCTGGACAAGCTGCTCACCACCATGGTGTACCTTTCTCAGCCAGGGACGGTGCTGCTTTGGGCAAACAAGTTCAGATTCAGCACTGACTATGAATTTTTAGATAAATTCAAGCAAGTTTTTGACACAACACTGTTGGCTGAATATCCAGAGTCATCAGTCAAACTTTTTAAGGGGATACTAAAATGGGACTAA